The following proteins come from a genomic window of Mucinivorans hirudinis:
- a CDS encoding Protein export cytoplasm protein SecA ATPase RNA helicase: MSLTTGILKMFFGSKADRDRKAIEPIVKQIKAIYPSIEKLTNDELRSKVDELKGIIQNRISPIESQITDLKAKMEGSELSIREKEQTATKVDNLRKEVDVAIEEVLAEILPTVFAIVKDTARRFKENDQIVVTASDFDKNLAAKHEFVTIEGDKAIYRNEWMAGGNVVKWDMVHYDVQLFGGVALHKGNIAEMATGEGKTLVATLPVFLNAMAGKGVHVVTVNDYLARRDSEWMGPIYLFHGLSVDCVDRHQPNSDARRNAYLSDITFGTNNEFGFDYLRDNMAIAASDLVQRKHHFAIVDEVDSVLIDDARTPLIISGPIPKGEDQMFEEYRPFVENLYNLQRNLCTQLLAEARKLITAGDTEKGGLLLYRAHKGLPKSKPLIKFLSEQGVKSLMLKTENVYMQDNNKRMPEVTDDLYFIIDEKNHSVELTDKGHEELSKKFDDKRFFILPNIGEQIAVIEHSEQAAEQKVEAKDKLLAEYSTKTERVHTVSQLLKAYTLFENNVEYIVNDNKVMIVDEQTGRILDGRRYSDGLHQAIEAKERVKVEAATQTFATITLQNYFRMYHKLAGMTGTAETEASELWNIYKLDVIVIPTNRPITRDDRNDILYKTKREKYAAVIDEIKKLVDAGRPVLVGTTSVEISELLSKMLKLRGIKHNVLNAKQHQSEAMIVAEAGQAGQVTIATNMAGRGTDIKLASIVKESGGLAIIGTERHESRRVDRQLRGRAGRQGDPGSSQFFVSLEDDLMRLFASERISKMMDTMGIKEGESIQAGMMSKAIERAQKKVEENNFGMRKRLLEYDDVMNSQREVVYTRRRHALFGERVDVDLDNMMTDFSEAFVENYRGTSLEEYRLELIKQLSIEPNLTEQEFTDLKDNEMVDRLYEDLNIAYRRRVDNVAQTALPVLQNVYKEHGAVYENIQIPMTDGMRGFSIPVNLRKAVESNGEEITKALSRILMLITIDENWKEHLRDMDDLKQSVQNATYEQKDPLLIYKFESFNLFKKMLESVNREVLAVLLRIYIPVQQQNTQPQREIKTQSTDMSRMQTSRQEAMMNAGAGEKSKPAPVHVEKAVGRNEPCPCGSGKKYKNCHGAS, from the coding sequence ATGAGTCTGACAACTGGAATATTAAAAATGTTTTTCGGCAGCAAGGCTGACCGAGACCGAAAGGCAATAGAACCTATCGTAAAGCAAATCAAAGCGATATACCCTTCGATTGAAAAACTAACTAACGATGAACTCCGAAGTAAAGTTGATGAATTGAAGGGCATTATCCAAAATCGCATATCGCCCATTGAGAGCCAAATAACCGATTTGAAGGCGAAAATGGAGGGTTCGGAACTTTCCATTCGCGAAAAAGAGCAGACCGCAACAAAGGTGGATAACCTTAGAAAAGAGGTTGATGTGGCTATCGAGGAGGTTTTAGCAGAGATTCTGCCAACGGTTTTTGCAATAGTCAAAGATACTGCTCGCCGCTTCAAAGAGAACGACCAAATTGTGGTTACAGCTTCTGATTTTGATAAAAATCTGGCTGCCAAACACGAGTTTGTAACAATAGAGGGTGACAAGGCTATCTATCGCAACGAGTGGATGGCAGGGGGGAATGTTGTCAAGTGGGATATGGTGCACTATGATGTGCAACTATTTGGTGGTGTAGCTCTTCACAAGGGAAATATTGCAGAGATGGCTACGGGTGAAGGTAAGACGTTGGTGGCAACGCTGCCTGTATTCCTCAATGCAATGGCGGGTAAGGGTGTGCACGTGGTTACGGTGAATGACTATCTGGCGCGACGCGACTCGGAGTGGATGGGACCTATTTATCTGTTCCACGGACTTTCGGTCGATTGTGTCGACAGACACCAGCCCAACTCGGACGCTCGTCGAAATGCCTACCTTTCGGATATTACATTCGGCACAAACAATGAGTTCGGTTTCGACTACCTCCGAGATAATATGGCGATTGCGGCATCGGACTTGGTGCAACGCAAACACCACTTTGCGATTGTCGATGAGGTGGATAGTGTCTTGATTGACGATGCACGTACGCCGCTTATTATCTCAGGTCCCATTCCCAAGGGCGAAGACCAAATGTTCGAGGAGTACCGCCCATTTGTGGAAAACCTCTACAACCTCCAACGCAATCTTTGTACGCAACTATTGGCTGAGGCACGCAAGTTAATCACAGCCGGCGATACGGAAAAGGGCGGTTTACTGCTCTACCGTGCCCACAAGGGTCTACCAAAGAGTAAGCCATTAATAAAATTTTTGTCCGAACAGGGCGTTAAGTCGCTGATGTTGAAGACCGAGAATGTCTACATGCAGGACAATAACAAACGTATGCCCGAGGTTACGGACGATTTGTACTTCATTATTGACGAGAAGAATCATTCTGTGGAGCTTACGGACAAGGGACACGAGGAGTTGTCGAAAAAATTCGACGATAAACGTTTCTTTATCCTGCCCAACATCGGTGAGCAGATCGCAGTTATCGAGCACTCTGAACAGGCGGCAGAACAAAAGGTAGAAGCAAAGGATAAACTGCTGGCTGAGTACTCGACTAAAACCGAGCGCGTGCATACCGTTAGTCAGCTTTTGAAAGCATATACGCTGTTTGAAAACAATGTCGAGTATATCGTTAATGATAATAAGGTTATGATTGTCGATGAGCAGACGGGTCGTATTTTGGACGGTCGCCGCTACTCGGATGGTCTTCACCAAGCTATCGAGGCTAAAGAACGAGTTAAGGTAGAGGCTGCAACGCAAACATTTGCAACCATTACGCTCCAAAACTACTTTCGTATGTATCACAAACTTGCGGGTATGACCGGTACTGCCGAAACGGAGGCATCGGAGCTCTGGAACATATATAAATTGGATGTTATCGTAATTCCAACCAATCGCCCAATTACTCGCGATGACCGCAACGACATACTATACAAGACAAAGCGCGAGAAGTACGCCGCTGTGATTGACGAGATTAAAAAACTCGTTGATGCGGGTCGCCCTGTATTGGTCGGTACAACATCGGTGGAAATTTCTGAACTTTTGAGCAAAATGCTTAAACTTCGCGGAATAAAGCACAATGTATTGAATGCTAAGCAACACCAATCCGAAGCAATGATTGTTGCAGAAGCAGGACAGGCGGGTCAGGTAACGATTGCGACAAATATGGCGGGTCGTGGTACGGACATTAAGTTGGCTTCGATTGTCAAGGAGTCAGGCGGTTTGGCGATTATCGGTACCGAGAGACACGAAAGTAGACGTGTAGACCGTCAGTTGCGTGGTCGTGCAGGTCGTCAGGGAGACCCGGGAAGCTCGCAGTTCTTCGTCTCATTGGAGGACGATTTGATGCGCCTATTTGCCTCTGAACGTATCTCGAAGATGATGGATACGATGGGTATCAAGGAGGGTGAGTCGATTCAGGCGGGAATGATGAGCAAGGCTATCGAGCGCGCTCAGAAGAAGGTAGAGGAGAATAACTTCGGTATGCGTAAACGCCTCTTGGAGTATGATGACGTGATGAACTCGCAGCGCGAAGTTGTCTATACGCGTCGCCGTCACGCACTCTTCGGAGAACGTGTAGATGTCGATTTGGACAATATGATGACAGACTTTTCGGAGGCATTTGTCGAAAATTATCGTGGAACATCGCTCGAGGAATACCGTCTGGAACTTATCAAACAGTTATCAATAGAGCCGAACCTTACCGAGCAGGAATTTACAGATTTGAAGGATAATGAGATGGTTGATAGGCTCTATGAAGATTTGAACATAGCCTACCGCCGTCGTGTAGACAATGTTGCGCAGACTGCCCTACCGGTTTTGCAAAATGTCTACAAAGAGCACGGAGCCGTGTACGAAAACATCCAAATTCCTATGACGGATGGTATGCGCGGCTTCTCGATTCCTGTGAACCTGCGTAAGGCGGTGGAGAGCAACGGAGAGGAGATTACCAAGGCGTTGAGTCGTATTTTGATGCTCATCACCATAGATGAAAACTGGAAAGAGCACCTGCGAGATATGGACGATTTGAAACAGTCGGTTCAAAACGCCACATATGAGCAGAAAGATCCGCTATTGATATACAAATTCGAGTCGTTCAACCTCTTCAAAAAGATGTTAGAGAGCGTGAATCGCGAAGTATTGGCGGTGCTATTAAGAATATATATACCGG
- a CDS encoding Endonuclease has product MVAGVTLFSVGQKNSASVFVTSSAQRLGGGIELPLCKENDSLIINSIGRYTLQYSPHYRSAMWVAYKLCAADLSGNAGRSNSFTQDRELAARGYVTARNGDYLKSGYDKGHLLPSADRQKTKQENCSTFILSNVSPQKPKLNRGVWKKLEEHIRREVTRCDTLYIVVGALLHPALPRLGLSAIAIPELYFKAILSRRNNHYFSAAYLIPNTETPRNNFFDYQISIDSLERLAKLRLFPKILGK; this is encoded by the coding sequence ATGGTTGCCGGGGTTACTCTTTTCTCGGTAGGGCAAAAAAACTCGGCTTCTGTTTTTGTAACCAGTAGCGCACAACGGTTGGGAGGAGGAATTGAACTGCCTCTATGTAAAGAGAATGATTCCCTTATTATCAACAGCATAGGCAGATACACACTGCAATATAGTCCTCACTATCGCAGCGCGATGTGGGTAGCGTACAAGTTATGCGCCGCTGATTTGAGTGGGAATGCGGGGCGAAGCAACTCATTTACCCAAGACAGGGAGCTTGCGGCACGAGGTTATGTCACAGCTCGCAATGGCGACTACTTGAAATCGGGTTATGACAAAGGGCACTTACTACCCTCTGCCGACCGCCAAAAGACAAAGCAGGAGAATTGCTCAACCTTTATTCTGAGCAATGTTTCGCCGCAAAAACCAAAGCTCAACCGCGGGGTGTGGAAAAAGTTAGAGGAGCACATACGGCGCGAGGTCACCCGGTGCGACACGTTATATATAGTGGTGGGCGCACTACTTCACCCTGCTTTACCGCGACTTGGGCTATCCGCAATCGCAATACCTGAGCTGTATTTCAAAGCCATTCTATCGCGTCGAAACAATCATTACTTTTCTGCTGCCTACCTTATACCAAACACAGAAACACCCCGCAACAATTTTTTCGACTATCAAATTTCCATTGACAGCCTTGAGCGGCTTGCGAAATTGAGGCTGTTTCCGAAAATTTTAGGCAAATAA